From the genome of Scyliorhinus canicula unplaced genomic scaffold, sScyCan1.1, whole genome shotgun sequence:
CAGtgcgttagatacactgtcctttccccctctgggacagtgtcacagtgtgttagatacactgccctttccccctctgggacagtgtcacagtgtgttagatacactgtcctttccccctctgggactgggtgtcacagtgtgttagatacactgtcctttcctcctctgggaccgggtgtcacagtgtgttagatacactgtcctttccccctctgggacagtgtcacagtgtgttagatacactgtcctttccccctctgggactgggtgtcacagtgtgttagatacactgtcctttccccctctgggacagtgtcacagtgtgttacatacactgtcctttccctctctggtacagtgtcacagtgtgttagatacactgtcctttccccctctgggacagtgtcacagtgtgttagatacactgtcctttccccctctgggacagtgtcacaatgTGTTACATACACtgtcattcccccctctgggactgggtgtcacagtgtgttacatacactgtcctttccccctctgggactgggtgtcacagtgtgttagatacactgtcctttccccctctgggaccgggtgtcacagtgtgttagatacactgtcctttccccctctgggacagtgtcacagtgtgttagatacactgtcctttccccctctgggacagtgtcacagtgtgttagatacactgtcctttccccctctgggactggggtgtcacagtgtgttagatacactgtcctttcctcctctgggaccgggtgtcacagtgtgttagatacactgtcattcccccctctgggactgggtgtcacagtgtgttagatacgctgtcctttccccctctgagtCCGGCAGGGCGCGGggaattgcgctgagagccgttTGTGTTTGCAGAAGTGGGGCGTGATCCAGAACGATGTCAAATTGTGTTCATTTGCACCTTTTTGTCCCAGGAAACGTGGCCTGGATGCACCTCCTGGCATCACGGGCTCTCCAGAAGCGGCCAGAAGTGCTGGGGGGCCAGGTTTACTACTGCTACGACGACTCACCTTTCATGAGCTACGAGGACTTTGACATGGAATTCCTGGGGCCTGCCGGCTTCCGCATGGTTGGTCAGGAGCCGCCGCTCCCCTTCTTCCTGCTGTACATGCTCGCTCTCCTGTCCGAGCTGCTCCAGTGGATTCTGAAACCCCTGATTAACTTTACTCCGACCCTGAACCGCTACACGCTCAGCATCGTGACCACAGCCTTCACCGTGCAGACCGACAAGGCCACACGTCATTTTGGTTATCAACCTCTGGTGCCCTGGCCTCAGAGTCGGGCCCGGACTGCCGGCTGGATCCGGGAGctcgacaaggcctcctccaagATGCGATAGCGGGCATCCTCGAACCCCAATCCgcggggggggagcagagggaaagattTGCACCTTTGTTTATATCCATTTTTTTCTCCTCCAAATCTGTTGGAAACATTTATGGAATGAAGTTAACAACATTCATCACCCTTGACATGAGTGACCCCAGTGCCCCCATAAACCTTTCCTGGAAATATCTAAAaatgcagtacctgtcctgggagtgtttgatggggacagtgtagagggagctttactctgtatctaaccccgtgctgtacctgtcctgggagtgtttgatggggacagtgtagagggagctttactctgtatctaaccccgtgctgtacctgtcctgggagtgtttgatggggacagtgtagagggagctttactctgtatctaaccccgtcctgtacctgtcctgggagtgtttgatggggacagtgcagagggagctttactctgtacctaaccccgtgctgatcctgtcctgggagtttttgatggggacagtgtagagggagctttactctgtatctaacccagtgctgtacctgtcctgggagtgtttgatggggacagtgtagagggagctttactctgtatctaaccccgtgctgtacctgtcctgggagtttttgatgggaacagt
Proteins encoded in this window:
- the LOC119961403 gene encoding 3 beta-hydroxysteroid dehydrogenase type 7-like — encoded protein: MSNCVHLHLFVPGNVAWMHLLASRALQKRPEVLGGQVYYCYDDSPFMSYEDFDMEFLGPAGFRMVGQEPPLPFFLLYMLALLSELLQWILKPLINFTPTLNRYTLSIVTTAFTVQTDKATRHFGYQPLVPWPQSRARTAGWIRELDKASSKMR